The Fibrobacter sp. UWB15 DNA segment TTTCGTTGTAGGTGCGCCAGCCGTAAATCGGGAGTAGCGTGCCGCTGTAGATTTTGAGGCCGAGCTTGCGCGCATGCGTAATGTAGAGGGAGCGCACGCCGTTGATGAGGTCGTCGGCCGTGGGCATGTCGCTCCAAGGGCGGAACTTGTTGACCTCGACACCGACCGGGTGGATGATGTCGTTGATGCCGTGCTGCACGATGACAGCGCGTGCGCCTGCCACGTTCATTTCGATGGGGAAACGCGTGGCGCCTTTGAGACCGTAGGCCGCGTAGGTAATACAACTGTATTCGCGGAGGATTCGTGTGCCGCTCACCGCGCGACGGATGATAGCCACATTGTTAAAGCCCTCGCGTGCACAACGCAGCGTGAGATAATCGGGCCAGTCCTGCGCCGTGATGGAATCGCCGAAACACACCAGCGCAAAGTTCTTTTCTTCGGTGAAAATGTCGATCGTATTGAGGAAGTAAATCCAGTTCGTTTTGCGTGTGAGGTCATCGGGGAGAGTCGCGCTTTTGGCAAAGTTACCGTAGCTGTATTTGCCGCCCGAAAGCGGGCCCGTGATGGCCGTGCCTGCGTTCATCTGCGTGAAGTCGGCGAAGTAAAGGCTTACATCGAATGTTTCACCCGCGGTTACGTCGAACGGGATTTCGTCGCTCAGGATTTCTTCGCCCGCAGGGATTGCGGCGGAAGTGCGGCCGCCGAATGTAATTGCTGTAGGCGCGTACTCAATGTTGCTTGATGCATTGGCGAACTGCTCGCGTGAATCGGCGGAATGCGCGACATACGCCTCAGATATTGTCACGGGTTCCGTGCCGGTGAGGTTCGAAAAATGGAACCGCAACTTGTTCCCCGAAAAGCAGGCGCGAATCGGGTAACGCAGCGTCAAGTCCTTGGCGTAGGTAGCTTCTTTGCGGTCAGTGATAGAGGTGGCGTTTCCCCAGCAGGCAACCCATTTCGAAAATTTCCCTGG contains these protein-coding regions:
- a CDS encoding SGNH/GDSL hydrolase family protein, which encodes MPGKFSKWVACWGNATSITDRKEATYAKDLTLRYPIRACFSGNKLRFHFSNLTGTEPVTISEAYVAHSADSREQFANASSNIEYAPTAITFGGRTSAAIPAGEEILSDEIPFDVTAGETFDVSLYFADFTQMNAGTAITGPLSGGKYSYGNFAKSATLPDDLTRKTNWIYFLNTIDIFTEEKNFALVCFGDSITAQDWPDYLTLRCAREGFNNVAIIRRAVSGTRILREYSCITYAAYGLKGATRFPIEMNVAGARAVIVQHGINDIIHPVGVEVNKFRPWSDMPTADDLINGVRSLYITHARKLGLKIYSGTLLPIYGWRTYNENRDIIRMAFNEWLRTAPDFDGCVDFDKAVRGHDNPKQFSSGFDSGDHLHPSAKAYEAMAECVPEELLQ